The stretch of DNA GTCTCTTGAGACATGCGACCAACAAAGACTTCCCCCTCGCATCTTCCCTTTTGCAAACCTTCAACAAAAAACGGGCCACCCTTCGCGAAAAGGGCGGCCCGTCTCTTCAGGCTATGACCTCAGGCGATCAGAAGCGCACGGTCGCTTCGATGCCATAGGTACGCGGGGCGTTGAAGTTGCCGTAGTCGCCCAGCACGTTGTTGATGTTGCCGGTGTTGCCAGCGGCGGGCGTCACGGCGGGCAGGCTGTTCGACGGGTCGCGACGGAAGACGTGCTGTTCGTCGAACATGTTGCGCACCCAGCCCGCGACGGTCAGCTTCTGGCCGGTGCCCAGCGGGATATCGGCCAGGGCGACGCGACCGTTGACCAGGAACGAAGCGTCGTTGCGGGTGGCGAACTGGTCGAAGGTCTGGGTCGATTGCGAGTAGTTGCCGTCGATGTGGAAGCGCAGTTTGGCGTTGCCGGCGGGGATCTCGTAGTCAGCCGAACCCGAGGCGGCGTTGCGGGGCGTGAACACGATGTACACGTCCTGCACGATGTTGGTGAAGGGGTTCAGCACCGGCGGGATCTTGGTGTAGGTGTAGGCATAGCTGGCGTTCAGCGTCAGGCCCTCGACCGGCTTGACGGTCAGGTCGGCCTCAATGCCGCGGATCTTGGTGACGCCGGGCGCGTTGACGGTTTCCAGCGTGTTGACGTTCGAGCCGCTGACGGGGTCCGAATAGATGCTGTTGAAGTCAACCTGCGAGCCCTTGCGGTCCATGATGTAGCCCGCGATGTTGAAGCGCACGTGGTGGTTCAGCAGGTCCGACTTCAGGCCGATTTCGTAGCTGTTCACGGTTTCCGGGTTGAAGGCCAGATAACGCTGCGAACGCGAGGAGGCACCGCCAGCGCGATAGCCCGAGGCATACTTGGCATAGACATGGACGTTCTGGTCGACGTCATAGGCGATGGTGGCCATCGGGTTGAAGCGGTCCCAGCTCTTGTTGAGCGGGAGATAGCCGGTGGCCGTGGCGGTCAGCGCCGGGTTGGCGTTGCGGAAGGTGTTCAGGATGCCCCACTTCTTGTCGTGGGTGTAACGGCCGCCCACGGTGATGTGCAGCGCGTCGGTGGCGTTCCAGGTGGCCTGGCCGAAAGCGGCGTAGCTCTTGGAGTTGACGGTCGAGGCGCGGTCGATCGAGGCGAAGGGGTTGGTGAACACCGCCGAGTTGATCGTGTAGCCGGTGACGTTGCCGGCGGCGTCGGTGGTCCAGGTGTTCGAGTTGGGCGTGGCGGCATTGTCAGCCACGTTCTCGACGAAGTAATACAGACCCGCGACGTAATCGACGTTCTTCACCGAACCGACAGCCTGGAATTCCTGGCTGAACTGGTGCTGCCACAGATTGGCCAGCGAATAGCGGCTGAAGGCGCCATTGGCGGCATAGACCGGCACGCGGTGCGCACCGCCCGAGTTGTCCCACTGGGTCGA from Novosphingobium sp. encodes:
- a CDS encoding TonB-dependent receptor, which codes for MQTLFKLTCSVAALAAMQGAVPAFAADAPAAETEVAEGQGIADIVVTATKRETNLQKTPISISVIGTETIKDRHVQSLYDLADGAIPSLRVATFEARQTALTIGIRGIVPLDANQPAREQGVGVYVDGVYLGRSHGLNAGLFDIERVEVLKGPQGTLFGRNTEGGALSLVSRAPSGKFEGRIGGGIGNYGAYTGEVHLDLPEYHNFSVKLDGVVQYQGATTKNPLQGQVGWNYYDRRGGRIAVRWKPFEGLTDDFSYDNGYDANSAFYSQLLNYNPNGCRAGTAVAACTLPGTNFTGGLSGTVKALPNQVVINGKTRMDVADIGVPQQPSIDRTHGFTNTLKYHLSDAIELRSITAWRGVTSTQWDNSGGAHRVPVYAANGAFSRYSLANLWQHQFSQEFQAVGSVKNVDYVAGLYYFVENVADNAATPNSNTWTTDAAGNVTGYTINSAVFTNPFASIDRASTVNSKSYAAFGQATWNATDALHITVGGRYTHDKKWGILNTFRNANPALTATATGYLPLNKSWDRFNPMATIAYDVDQNVHVYAKYASGYRAGGASSRSQRYLAFNPETVNSYEIGLKSDLLNHHVRFNIAGYIMDRKGSQVDFNSIYSDPVSGSNVNTLETVNAPGVTKIRGIEADLTVKPVEGLTLNASYAYTYTKIPPVLNPFTNIVQDVYIVFTPRNAASGSADYEIPAGNAKLRFHIDGNYSQSTQTFDQFATRNDASFLVNGRVALADIPLGTGQKLTVAGWVRNMFDEQHVFRRDPSNSLPAVTPAAGNTGNINNVLGDYGNFNAPRTYGIEATVRF